One part of the Vicia villosa cultivar HV-30 ecotype Madison, WI linkage group LG6, Vvil1.0, whole genome shotgun sequence genome encodes these proteins:
- the LOC131612510 gene encoding thioredoxin-like 3-1, chloroplastic, which translates to MSIIASYSHFVYKKLYHRDEHCSPSQCFVSGRDSLFWRKSCFGNILVENRNREGKKIRRRNFRVESMWPDLSRPSTVEMETLNDSEQLDQILVHAQQNSEPVIIDWMAAWCRKCIYLKPKLEKLAAEFDTKTKFYYVDVNKVPQSLVKRGNISKMPTIQLWKDGEMKEEVIGGHKAWLVIEEVREMIQKYI; encoded by the exons ATGTCTATAATAGCATCCTATTCACATTTTGTATACAAAAAACTTTACCATAGAGATGAACACTGTAGTCCCTCTCAGTGCTTTGTAAGTGGCAGAGATTCTTTGTTTTGGCGCAAGAGTTGTTTTGGAAACATATTGGTTGAAAACAGAAACAGAGAAGGAAAGAAGATTAGAAGAAGAAATTTCCGTGTGGAATCTATGTGGCCAGATTTGTCTAGACCAAGTACGGTTGAAATGGAAACTCTTAATGATTCTGAACAGCTTGATCAAATTCTTGTTCATGCTCAACAAAACTCTGAGCCTGTTATTATTGATTG GATGGCTGCTTGGTGCAGGAAGTGCATATATTTGAAGCCCAAATTAGAAAAATTAGCAGCTGAATTTGACACCAA AACCAAATTTTACTATGTGGATGTTAATAAAGTACCTCAGTCTCTAGTCAAGCGTGGCAACATCTCT AAAATGCCAACAATTCAG CTTTGGAAAGATGGAGAGATGAAAGAAGAAGTGATTGGAGGTCATAAGGCATGGCTAGTGATTGAAGAAGTGAGAGAAATGATTCAAAAGTATATATAA